The Eublepharis macularius isolate TG4126 chromosome 3, MPM_Emac_v1.0, whole genome shotgun sequence genome has a window encoding:
- the LOC129326591 gene encoding galectin-1-like isoform X2 has translation MTQLERFLVDESIIVKGKVAAKAKSFAISLGQDASNLYICFKPDLANGIIKCHYKKDGKCGPERTCLSCPFHEGQEVQITFFLEGRDNNTIVTVELPDHTQFRFSSPVRRHVNKYVAVDGDFQQYPDRTQ, from the exons ATGACCCAACTGGAGCGCTTCCTTGTGGATGAGTCTATCATTGTGAAGGGAAAGGTGGCAGCAAAAGCCAAGAG CTTTGCCATCAGCCTGGGCCAGGATGCCTCAAACTTGTATATTTGCTTTAAGCCTGACTTAGCTAATGGGATTATTAAGTGCCATTACAAGAAAGATGGAAAATGTGGTCCAGAGCGGACATGTCTTTCATGCCCTTTCCACGAGGGACAAGAAGTCCAG ATCACTTTCTTCCTTGAGGGGAGAGACAATAACACCATTGTGACCGTAGAATTACCTGACCACACTCAGTTTCGATTCAGCAGCCCAGTAAGACGGCACGTTAACAAATATGTGGCAGTGGATGGCGACTTCCAGCAGTACCCTGACCGCACGCAATGA
- the LOC129326591 gene encoding galectin-1-like isoform X1, which yields MANARQCPSNNAAASRPIRIWKMTQLERFLVDESIIVKGKVAAKAKSFAISLGQDASNLYICFKPDLANGIIKCHYKKDGKCGPERTCLSCPFHEGQEVQITFFLEGRDNNTIVTVELPDHTQFRFSSPVRRHVNKYVAVDGDFQQYPDRTQ from the exons GCTAGACAGTGTCCATCTAATAATGCTGCTGCTTCCCGTCCCATTCGGATATGGAAGATGACCCAACTGGAGCGCTTCCTTGTGGATGAGTCTATCATTGTGAAGGGAAAGGTGGCAGCAAAAGCCAAGAG CTTTGCCATCAGCCTGGGCCAGGATGCCTCAAACTTGTATATTTGCTTTAAGCCTGACTTAGCTAATGGGATTATTAAGTGCCATTACAAGAAAGATGGAAAATGTGGTCCAGAGCGGACATGTCTTTCATGCCCTTTCCACGAGGGACAAGAAGTCCAG ATCACTTTCTTCCTTGAGGGGAGAGACAATAACACCATTGTGACCGTAGAATTACCTGACCACACTCAGTTTCGATTCAGCAGCCCAGTAAGACGGCACGTTAACAAATATGTGGCAGTGGATGGCGACTTCCAGCAGTACCCTGACCGCACGCAATGA